A genome region from Chloroflexia bacterium SDU3-3 includes the following:
- a CDS encoding LLM class flavin-dependent oxidoreductase, translated as MSFPISVLDLIPTPNDGGGAQAIQNTLELVRHAEQLGYHRYWLAEHHSFPGLAAVAPEVLIGVIARETQRIRVGSGGILLPNYAPLKVAETFRTLEALAPGRIDLGIGRAPNQDPRTALALRGSEAALAAADDIARLVAELEGFAEIAPSIFPEGSPLREVVASPEGVPFPPVWLLGSGQRSAQLAAERGRGFAAAHHFSPLESAKAIRAYRSAFQPSALFPQPQSIVSVSVICAETQELASDLKRVTDLASVRRLRGERGAPPTLAEARAYSFTADDEEKLRPFSTIYGTPDSVHGRLNELVGEIDADELMIVTTIPDHALRIRSYELLSEVFELNTPA; from the coding sequence ATGTCATTCCCTATCTCTGTCCTCGACCTCATCCCCACGCCCAACGATGGAGGTGGCGCGCAGGCCATCCAGAACACGCTGGAGCTGGTGCGGCACGCCGAGCAGCTGGGCTACCACCGCTACTGGCTGGCCGAGCACCACAGCTTCCCCGGACTGGCCGCCGTGGCCCCCGAGGTGCTGATCGGCGTGATCGCCCGCGAGACCCAGCGCATCCGGGTGGGGTCGGGCGGCATCCTACTGCCCAACTACGCGCCGCTCAAGGTCGCCGAGACCTTCCGCACGCTTGAGGCGCTCGCGCCGGGGCGGATCGACCTGGGCATCGGGCGCGCGCCCAACCAAGACCCGCGCACCGCCCTGGCCCTGCGCGGCAGCGAGGCCGCGCTGGCTGCCGCCGACGACATCGCCCGCCTGGTGGCCGAGCTGGAGGGATTCGCCGAGATCGCGCCCTCGATCTTCCCCGAGGGTAGCCCGCTGCGCGAGGTGGTGGCCTCGCCCGAGGGCGTGCCCTTCCCGCCGGTGTGGCTGCTCGGCTCGGGCCAGCGCAGCGCCCAGCTGGCCGCCGAGCGCGGGCGCGGCTTCGCCGCCGCCCACCACTTCAGCCCGCTGGAATCGGCCAAGGCCATCCGCGCCTATCGGTCGGCCTTCCAGCCATCGGCGCTGTTCCCGCAGCCGCAGAGCATCGTCAGCGTCTCGGTGATCTGCGCCGAGACCCAGGAGCTGGCCAGCGACCTGAAGCGCGTGACCGACCTGGCCTCGGTGCGCCGCCTGCGCGGCGAGCGCGGCGCGCCGCCCACCCTCGCCGAGGCCCGCGCCTACAGCTTCACCGCCGACGATGAGGAGAAGCTGCGGCCCTTTAGCACCATCTACGGCACGCCCGACAGTGTCCACGGGCGGCTGAACGAGCTAGTGGGCGAGATCGACGCCGACGAGCTGATGATCGTCACCACCATCCCCGACCACGCCCTACGGATCCGCTCCTACGAGCTGCTCTCCGAGGTGTTCGAGCTGAATACTCCCGCCTAA
- a CDS encoding ring-cleaving dioxygenase encodes MDLLGIHHLTAISAKIRDNKAFYTQTLGMRLVKRSVNQDDVSAYHLFYADAKGTPGSDLTFFDWPARRERRGTHAITRTFLRVNGLPALTWWAERLREQGVATGEIAERDGRLTLDLEDGEGQRLALVDDGGAGPAFPWERSPVPAEYQIRGLGPILMSVPRLKSTDLVLDKGLGMRQVRSYAHPERPQDFVYVYEMGEGGAAAELHVAEQPGLPPAQPGAGAVHHVAFRTADADYDAWAERLDKLGIRNSGKIDRYWFRSLYFREPNAILFEIASDGPGFAVDEDEATLGEKLVLAPFLEPRRAEIEANLKPID; translated from the coding sequence ATGGACCTGCTCGGAATCCACCACCTGACCGCGATCTCGGCCAAGATCCGCGACAACAAGGCCTTCTACACCCAGACCCTGGGCATGCGCCTGGTGAAGCGCAGCGTCAACCAGGATGATGTGAGCGCCTACCACCTGTTCTACGCCGACGCCAAGGGCACGCCCGGCAGCGACCTGACCTTCTTCGACTGGCCAGCCCGCCGCGAGCGCCGCGGCACGCACGCGATCACGCGCACCTTCCTGCGGGTGAACGGCCTGCCCGCGCTCACATGGTGGGCCGAGCGCCTGCGCGAGCAGGGCGTGGCCACCGGCGAGATCGCCGAGCGCGACGGGCGGCTGACCCTGGACCTGGAGGATGGCGAGGGCCAGCGGCTGGCGCTGGTGGATGACGGCGGCGCTGGCCCGGCCTTCCCGTGGGAGCGCAGCCCGGTGCCCGCCGAGTACCAGATCCGCGGCCTCGGCCCCATCCTGATGAGCGTGCCGCGCCTGAAGTCGACCGACCTGGTGCTGGACAAGGGCCTTGGGATGCGCCAGGTGCGCAGCTACGCCCACCCCGAGCGCCCGCAGGACTTCGTGTACGTCTACGAGATGGGCGAGGGCGGGGCCGCCGCCGAGCTGCACGTTGCCGAGCAGCCCGGCCTGCCGCCAGCGCAGCCGGGCGCGGGCGCGGTGCACCACGTGGCCTTCCGCACCGCCGACGCCGACTACGACGCCTGGGCCGAGCGGCTGGACAAGCTGGGCATCCGCAACAGCGGCAAGATCGACCGCTACTGGTTCCGCAGCCTGTACTTCCGCGAGCCGAACGCCATCCTGTTCGAGATCGCCTCGGATGGGCCGGGCTTCGCGGTGGATGAGGACGAGGCCACGCTGGGCGAGAAGCTGGTGCTCGCACCCTTCTTGGAGCCACGGCGCGCGGAGATCGAGGCGAATCTGAAGCCTATCGACTAG
- a CDS encoding MarR family transcriptional regulator has product MRQHAVLAWLRLARVFQKIDARSAQFFRANGLSTAHFDVLAQVGAASGCSQQELADALLVTKGNISQLLHRLEQEGLITRRAEGRTNCIYLSPRGHELYAQVVPQQEALIASLLAPLSDAEQRDLLRLLRKLDHGLAR; this is encoded by the coding sequence ATCCGCCAGCACGCCGTGCTCGCATGGCTCCGGCTGGCGCGGGTGTTCCAGAAGATCGACGCCCGCTCGGCGCAGTTCTTTCGCGCCAACGGCCTGAGCACCGCGCACTTCGATGTGCTGGCCCAGGTGGGCGCGGCCAGCGGCTGTAGCCAGCAGGAGCTGGCCGACGCCCTGCTGGTCACCAAGGGCAATATCTCGCAGCTGCTGCACCGGCTGGAGCAGGAGGGGCTGATCACGCGGCGGGCCGAGGGGCGCACCAACTGTATCTATCTCTCCCCGCGCGGCCACGAGCTGTACGCCCAGGTGGTGCCCCAGCAGGAGGCGCTGATTGCCAGCCTGCTCGCGCCGCTCTCCGACGCCGAGCAGCGCGATCTGCTGCGGCTGCTGCGTAAGCTTGACCACGGCCTGGCACGCTAG
- a CDS encoding fumarylacetoacetate hydrolase family protein, translating to MRLVTFSHQDVVRIGLLITQGQGSALLDLAAACPELPRTMQGLLAAGEPAMRAARAALAEAPAHARLALAEVALLAPLPRPGKIICIGHNYTDHSAMAPGELPEYPTFFSKYSTCVIGPGQPIVLPRVSQQVDNEAELAVVIGRAGRFIREQDALEHVAGYTIFNDVSARDYQRRTTQWMMGKTFDTFGPMGPALVTRDELADVANLTLSLRVNGREVQRGSTSGWIFALPFLIAYLSEVMTLEPGDLISTGTPSRVGEFRERPAFMRPGDQVQIEIEGIGVLENSAAAQG from the coding sequence ATGCGGCTAGTCACTTTCTCACACCAAGATGTGGTGCGGATCGGCCTTCTGATCACGCAGGGCCAAGGTTCTGCGCTGCTCGATCTTGCGGCGGCATGCCCCGAGCTTCCCCGCACCATGCAGGGCCTGCTTGCGGCGGGCGAGCCAGCCATGCGCGCCGCGCGGGCTGCCCTGGCCGAGGCCCCTGCGCACGCGCGGCTGGCGCTGGCCGAGGTGGCGCTGCTGGCCCCGCTGCCGCGCCCCGGCAAGATCATCTGCATCGGCCACAACTACACCGATCATTCGGCCATGGCCCCCGGCGAGCTGCCCGAGTACCCTACCTTCTTCTCGAAGTACAGCACCTGCGTGATCGGGCCAGGCCAGCCGATCGTGCTGCCGCGCGTGAGCCAGCAGGTGGATAACGAGGCCGAGCTGGCGGTGGTGATCGGCAGGGCCGGGCGCTTCATCCGCGAGCAGGATGCGCTAGAGCACGTGGCGGGCTACACCATCTTCAACGACGTGAGCGCCCGCGACTACCAGCGCCGCACCACCCAGTGGATGATGGGCAAGACCTTCGACACGTTCGGCCCGATGGGGCCAGCGCTGGTGACGCGCGACGAGCTGGCCGACGTGGCGAATCTGACGCTGAGCCTGCGGGTGAATGGGCGCGAGGTGCAGCGCGGCAGCACCAGCGGCTGGATCTTCGCGCTGCCCTTCCTGATCGCCTACCTGAGCGAGGTGATGACGCTGGAGCCGGGCGACCTGATCTCGACCGGCACGCCCAGCCGGGTGGGCGAGTTCCGCGAGCGCCCGGCGTTTATGCGCCCAGGCGACCAGGTGCAGATCGAGATCGAGGGCATCGGTGTGCTGGAAAATAGCGCTGCGGCGCAGGGCTAG
- a CDS encoding AIM24 family protein, whose product MSHYSIDSFIQATAQDDAAADLFQLENPYTLEVNLNGRVWAKAGSMIGYLGGVTFTREGVLEHGVGTMLKRMVSGEGTSLMKMDGKGRVYLAEKGKKIRVLKLENETIHVNGNDLLAMEDGVKWNITMMRKVAGMLAGGLFNVRLQGPGFVAITTHYEPLTLRVTPDQPLFTDPNATVAWSGSLSPDVVTNVTFRTLIGRGSGEAIQLKFAGDGWVVLQPYEEVYLQANQG is encoded by the coding sequence ATGAGCCACTACTCGATCGACTCATTCATCCAGGCCACGGCGCAGGATGATGCAGCCGCCGATCTTTTTCAGCTAGAGAACCCCTACACCCTTGAGGTGAACCTGAATGGTCGGGTCTGGGCTAAGGCCGGGTCGATGATCGGCTACCTGGGCGGCGTCACCTTCACGCGCGAGGGTGTGCTTGAGCACGGCGTGGGCACCATGCTCAAGCGCATGGTCTCGGGCGAGGGCACATCGCTGATGAAGATGGATGGTAAGGGCCGCGTCTACTTAGCCGAGAAGGGTAAGAAGATCCGCGTGCTGAAGCTGGAAAATGAGACTATCCATGTGAACGGCAACGATCTGCTGGCCATGGAGGATGGCGTGAAGTGGAACATCACCATGATGCGTAAGGTGGCGGGCATGCTGGCGGGCGGCCTGTTCAACGTGCGGCTGCAGGGGCCAGGCTTCGTGGCCATCACTACCCACTACGAGCCGCTGACCCTGCGCGTCACGCCCGACCAGCCGCTGTTCACCGACCCGAACGCCACGGTGGCATGGTCTGGCTCGCTTAGCCCCGACGTGGTGACGAACGTGACCTTCCGCACCCTGATCGGGCGCGGCAGCGGCGAGGCCATCCAGCTGAAGTTTGCGGGTGATGGCTGGGTGGTGCTGCAACCCTACGAAGAGGTGTATTTGCAAGCGAACCAAGGCTAA
- a CDS encoding TetR/AcrR family transcriptional regulator, with protein MPRAGIDRARVIHEAAALADAEGLTALSMAALAKRLGIALPSLYTHVKSLDHVRQQIAALASHDMAQRLGQAVQGRAQAEALAAFAAAYRAYVLAHPGRYAASHLMFSEIDDEHRASALQIGQIIAATLHGYGIDEAEQTNAVRMLRSALHGFASLEREGHFHHPQSLDESFARMVQALDASFRSWPGAKTAKSKAKKNKKERP; from the coding sequence ATGCCACGAGCAGGGATCGATCGCGCCCGCGTGATCCACGAGGCGGCCGCGCTGGCCGACGCCGAAGGGCTGACCGCGCTGAGCATGGCCGCGCTGGCCAAGAGGCTGGGAATCGCGCTGCCCAGCCTCTACACCCACGTGAAGAGCCTGGACCACGTGCGCCAGCAGATCGCCGCGCTGGCCAGCCACGACATGGCGCAGCGGCTGGGCCAGGCGGTGCAGGGCCGCGCGCAGGCCGAGGCGCTGGCCGCGTTCGCCGCCGCCTACCGCGCCTATGTGCTGGCCCACCCAGGGCGCTACGCCGCCAGCCACCTGATGTTCAGCGAGATCGACGATGAGCACCGCGCCTCGGCGCTGCAGATCGGCCAGATCATCGCGGCCACGCTGCACGGCTACGGCATCGACGAGGCCGAGCAGACCAATGCAGTGCGCATGCTGCGCTCGGCGCTGCATGGCTTCGCCAGCCTAGAGCGCGAGGGCCATTTCCACCACCCCCAGAGCCTCGACGAGTCGTTCGCGCGCATGGTGCAGGCCCTCGACGCCAGCTTCCGCAGCTGGCCGGGGGCTAAGACCGCTAAGAGCAAGGCCAAAAAGAACAAGAAGGAGCGACCATGA
- a CDS encoding CocE/NonD family hydrolase: MSSQGTGEHEVITSFDVAVPCRDGAVLRANIARPAGEGRWPALLIRTPYSKDQSKPDPLMDMLGLAREGFAVIVQDVRGRFRSDGVDEFTPFTHEAEDGADAVAWAAALPFCTGVVFMVGSSYGGAAGWAAATAQPPALRAFAAHQSPSTPWRTLFYRGGVPEVGAMVPWFLSFGGDTLMRRHRDAPAELQQTLGKLFAEVAALPANLGGPGLAPLAALERAGVGAGLLALYDGQPSPMAQALEAAQAYERITAPALISGGWYDLFCQGAIDQFVGMRARAGSAAAREHTRLIMGPWTHGALSHIIGERSFGLQAAPGLRAEVLRFLREPLGDAAPVRIFVMGANVWRDEREWPLARTQVAPWYLGGGTFGPDQRPSPPALLRYDPNDPAPTWGGGTLGFTELAGPRDLREVERREDVLIYTSDALGEDLEVTGAAIAELWVVSDMADSDFIVRLVDVQPNGAAYAVAEGTLRARHRAAPDMPWLGEPLQAGTPTLLRIALTPTSNVFQRGHRVRIHITCGSAPRWARNTSTWDQRDAAQVARHHVLHDEAHPSRVLLPIIPTAS; the protein is encoded by the coding sequence ATGAGCAGCCAGGGAACAGGCGAGCACGAGGTTATCACTAGCTTCGATGTGGCAGTGCCATGCCGCGACGGCGCGGTGCTGCGGGCCAACATCGCGCGGCCCGCAGGCGAGGGACGCTGGCCCGCGCTGCTCATCCGCACGCCCTACAGCAAAGACCAGAGCAAGCCCGACCCGCTGATGGACATGCTCGGCCTGGCCCGCGAGGGCTTCGCGGTGATCGTGCAGGATGTGCGCGGGCGCTTCCGCTCGGATGGCGTAGATGAGTTCACCCCGTTCACCCACGAGGCCGAGGACGGGGCCGACGCGGTGGCGTGGGCGGCGGCGCTGCCCTTCTGCACCGGCGTGGTATTTATGGTCGGGTCGTCCTACGGCGGGGCAGCGGGCTGGGCGGCAGCCACCGCCCAGCCGCCCGCGCTGCGGGCCTTCGCCGCCCACCAGTCGCCCAGCACACCTTGGCGCACGCTGTTCTACCGTGGCGGCGTGCCCGAGGTGGGCGCGATGGTACCGTGGTTTCTCTCATTCGGCGGCGACACGCTGATGCGCCGCCACCGCGATGCGCCCGCTGAGCTACAGCAGACCCTTGGCAAGCTGTTTGCCGAGGTGGCTGCGCTGCCCGCCAACCTAGGCGGCCCCGGCCTAGCCCCGCTGGCAGCGCTCGAGCGCGCGGGCGTGGGCGCTGGCCTGCTGGCGCTCTACGATGGCCAGCCCTCGCCCATGGCCCAGGCGCTGGAGGCAGCGCAGGCGTACGAGCGCATCACCGCACCCGCACTGATCAGCGGCGGCTGGTACGACCTCTTCTGCCAGGGCGCGATCGACCAGTTCGTGGGCATGCGCGCGCGGGCTGGCAGCGCCGCCGCGCGCGAGCACACCCGGCTGATCATGGGGCCGTGGACGCATGGCGCGCTCTCGCACATCATCGGCGAGCGCAGCTTTGGGCTGCAGGCCGCGCCCGGGCTGCGCGCCGAGGTGCTGCGCTTCCTGCGCGAGCCGCTGGGCGATGCCGCGCCGGTGCGCATCTTTGTGATGGGGGCCAACGTGTGGCGCGACGAGCGCGAGTGGCCGCTGGCGCGCACGCAGGTGGCGCCCTGGTACCTTGGCGGCGGCACGTTTGGCCCAGATCAGCGCCCGTCCCCGCCCGCGCTGCTGCGCTACGACCCCAACGACCCCGCGCCCACCTGGGGCGGCGGCACGCTGGGCTTCACCGAGCTGGCCGGGCCGCGCGACCTACGCGAGGTGGAGCGGCGCGAGGATGTGCTGATCTATACCTCGGATGCGCTGGGCGAGGATCTGGAGGTCACAGGGGCGGCGATCGCAGAGCTGTGGGTCGTATCCGACATGGCCGACAGCGACTTTATCGTGCGGCTGGTCGATGTGCAGCCCAACGGCGCGGCCTACGCGGTGGCCGAGGGCACCCTGCGCGCCCGGCACCGCGCCGCGCCCGACATGCCCTGGCTGGGCGAGCCGCTCCAGGCGGGCACGCCCACACTGCTGCGTATCGCGCTGACGCCCACCAGCAACGTATTCCAGCGCGGCCATCGCGTGCGAATCCACATCACGTGCGGCAGCGCGCCGCGCTGGGCCAGGAACACCAGCACATGGGATCAGCGCGACGCGGCGCAGGTGGCCCGCCACCACGTGCTACACGACGAGGCCCACCCCTCGCGCGTGCTGCTGCCGATCATCCCGACAGCAAGCTGA
- a CDS encoding WD40 repeat domain-containing protein, translating into MPFTTIITILNSLYSLYLLWIGIACAVAYHHTKRIAYFWMRNALIGVVIVWAITLIMGWNRITMATLPLIIMTTPCNGFLWFIQHESKKDYPPGSNIFLLYRPALPIQPSKPHPAIMPLSLMNAGILGALLMPGLQAGGPLPCSWGDLALRRSACQGTFATTSRDIDALATSPDGSVAAAGFHEISLWTSGGQHIRTIPTEGIISSITFSPDGKLLAATGAYGTTSIWSVADGALIRSVDTHSNRGNAQFTPDSQQIVLSGDGDTITMRRISDGSITMRLSAPVRGLNTVAISSDGAQVAAASQKEGQVYLWSVASPSTPQLLDSKSIGHGNKIQIAFAPQGHTLAMAHGRDIQLWNTASGTLMRQMRWDAGDPEFETGGNPTKISFSPDGSAIAAIYHDRSIRIWRAETDQRQIIHYSKNVSGIAFGGQPAALLSGGWDGLIQRWDIGRGEAQ; encoded by the coding sequence ATGCCATTTACAACCATCATAACGATATTAAACAGCCTCTACTCGCTATACCTACTCTGGATCGGTATCGCATGCGCGGTCGCCTACCACCACACCAAGAGAATAGCCTATTTCTGGATGCGTAACGCTCTCATCGGCGTTGTCATAGTCTGGGCCATAACTCTGATTATGGGCTGGAACCGTATCACCATGGCAACGTTGCCCCTCATCATTATGACAACCCCCTGCAATGGATTCCTCTGGTTCATCCAACATGAAAGCAAAAAGGACTACCCGCCAGGATCAAACATATTTCTCCTGTACCGGCCCGCACTTCCCATACAGCCCAGCAAGCCGCATCCCGCGATCATGCCGCTCTCGCTCATGAATGCGGGCATCCTTGGAGCGCTGCTGATGCCCGGCTTACAGGCCGGTGGGCCGCTGCCATGTAGCTGGGGCGATCTGGCGCTGCGGCGGAGCGCATGCCAGGGCACATTTGCCACCACCAGCCGAGATATCGACGCGCTTGCGACATCGCCCGACGGCTCGGTGGCGGCGGCAGGCTTTCACGAGATCAGCCTCTGGACCAGCGGCGGACAGCACATCCGCACCATTCCAACGGAGGGCATCATCAGCTCCATCACCTTCTCACCCGATGGAAAGCTGCTGGCCGCAACCGGAGCCTATGGCACAACCTCGATCTGGTCGGTCGCAGATGGCGCGCTCATCCGTAGCGTCGACACCCATAGCAACCGTGGCAATGCCCAGTTCACGCCAGACAGCCAGCAGATCGTGCTGAGCGGCGATGGCGACACCATCACCATGCGCCGCATCAGCGACGGCAGCATCACCATGCGCCTGAGCGCGCCAGTGCGGGGGCTGAACACCGTGGCGATCTCGTCGGATGGGGCGCAGGTAGCGGCAGCAAGCCAAAAGGAAGGCCAGGTCTACCTCTGGTCGGTCGCATCGCCTAGCACACCTCAGCTCCTCGACAGCAAGAGCATTGGTCATGGCAACAAAATCCAGATCGCCTTTGCGCCGCAGGGCCACACGCTGGCCATGGCCCACGGTCGCGACATCCAGCTCTGGAATACGGCCAGCGGCACGCTGATGCGCCAGATGCGCTGGGATGCAGGTGACCCCGAGTTTGAGACAGGTGGCAACCCGACAAAGATCAGCTTCTCGCCCGATGGCAGCGCGATCGCCGCAATCTACCATGATCGCTCTATCCGCATATGGCGAGCTGAAACCGACCAGCGACAGATCATCCACTACAGCAAAAATGTGAGCGGCATCGCATTTGGCGGCCAGCCAGCCGCGCTGCTCAGCGGCGGCTGGGATGGGCTGATCCAGCGCTGGGATATCGGCAGGGGCGAGGCGCAGTGA
- a CDS encoding ADP-ribosylglycohydrolase family protein — protein sequence MLIELAIGDAYGAGFEGVNAQLIRQFNTLAAYTQHPRHSIRPGRYTDDTQMSIAIAEAIVHGDPWTPEALAERFVAAFKRDAREGYAQRFHTFLTRIRDGGEFLRLIEPHSDKSGAAMRAGPIGVFPSIAEVAERATVQARLTHDTPDGVRAAVAAALMTHYGLYRLGPLAEIGPFLEAHVEGRWSEPWRGKVGPKGWMSVQAAVTVLTRNRTMSGLLRDCVAFGGDVDTVATIALAAGACSADMVQDLPAHLVAGLENGTYGRDYLAALNAQLLALVQG from the coding sequence ATGTTGATCGAGCTTGCCATTGGAGATGCCTACGGCGCGGGGTTTGAGGGCGTGAACGCCCAGCTCATCCGCCAGTTCAACACGCTGGCGGCTTATACGCAGCACCCGCGCCATAGCATCCGCCCTGGCCGCTACACCGACGACACCCAGATGAGCATCGCCATCGCCGAGGCGATTGTGCACGGCGACCCGTGGACGCCGGAGGCGCTGGCCGAGCGCTTCGTGGCGGCCTTCAAGCGCGACGCGCGCGAGGGCTACGCCCAGCGCTTCCACACCTTCCTCACCCGCATCCGCGACGGCGGGGAGTTCCTGCGGCTGATCGAGCCACACAGCGACAAAAGCGGGGCCGCTATGCGCGCCGGGCCGATAGGCGTGTTCCCCAGCATCGCCGAGGTGGCCGAGCGCGCCACAGTGCAGGCGCGGCTCACCCACGACACGCCGGACGGCGTACGCGCCGCCGTAGCCGCCGCGCTGATGACCCACTACGGCCTCTACCGCCTGGGGCCGCTCGCCGAGATCGGCCCGTTCCTAGAGGCTCACGTCGAGGGGCGCTGGAGCGAGCCGTGGCGCGGCAAGGTCGGCCCCAAGGGATGGATGAGCGTGCAGGCCGCTGTCACGGTGCTGACGCGCAACCGCACCATGTCGGGCCTGCTGCGCGATTGCGTGGCGTTCGGCGGGGATGTGGACACCGTGGCCACCATCGCGCTGGCGGCGGGGGCGTGCAGCGCCGACATGGTGCAAGATCTGCCCGCGCACTTGGTGGCCGGGCTGGAAAACGGCACCTATGGGCGCGACTACCTCGCCGCGCTCAACGCCCAGCTTCTGGCGCTTGTACAAGGATGA
- a CDS encoding VOC family protein: MSKPPIIELRVALTTAQYERLVEFYCVGLGLEPAALWTGEQDRAVILDMGRATLELFDEPHAAAVDQIEVGQRVSGPIRFALQVPDLDAALERLLAHGATLVHPPMVTPWGHRNARVQDPDGMQITLYAVPEESAA, encoded by the coding sequence ATGAGCAAGCCGCCTATCATCGAGCTGCGCGTCGCCCTCACCACCGCCCAGTACGAGCGCCTGGTCGAGTTCTACTGCGTAGGCCTGGGGCTAGAGCCAGCCGCGCTGTGGACTGGCGAGCAGGACCGCGCCGTGATCCTGGACATGGGCCGGGCCACACTGGAACTATTCGACGAGCCGCACGCCGCCGCCGTCGACCAGATCGAGGTTGGGCAGCGCGTCAGCGGCCCCATCCGCTTCGCGCTGCAGGTGCCCGACCTCGATGCCGCGCTGGAGCGGCTGCTGGCCCACGGGGCCACGCTGGTACACCCGCCCATGGTCACGCCGTGGGGCCACCGCAACGCCCGCGTGCAAGACCCCGACGGCATGCAGATCACGCTCTACGCCGTGCCGGAGGAGAGCGCAGCCTAA
- a CDS encoding tyrosine-type recombinase/integrase, protein MTDLVPQDPLANLPAELRPLVQDVESFVSHSLSRNTLRAYSSDWRDFTAWCDQHDQRPLPASPATVALYAAHLVRLGRKASTIDRRMSSIKHFHRWASFSESPTDTTEVETVLRGVRRTIGTAQHGKAPATTPTIRQLVDACPDSLMGLRDRALLLVGFAGAFRRSTLVALNVEDLSFQHEGLVITLRKDKTDQEQAGREIGVPYGSTPSTCPVRTLKRWLEQSRITEGAVFRSFTPKQALQPHRLSPEDVARVVKRHCKTAGIDPKEYAGHSLRAGFVTAAALAGVQERIIAEQTGHESMRVLRKYIRKGTLFQENAAAKVGL, encoded by the coding sequence ATGACCGACCTTGTCCCCCAGGATCCGCTTGCCAACCTGCCCGCCGAGCTGCGCCCGCTGGTGCAGGATGTCGAGAGCTTTGTGTCGCACAGCCTCTCGCGCAACACGCTGCGGGCCTACAGCTCGGACTGGCGGGACTTCACCGCGTGGTGCGACCAGCACGACCAGCGACCGCTGCCGGCCAGCCCGGCCACGGTGGCGCTCTACGCCGCGCACCTAGTGCGCCTGGGCCGTAAGGCCTCCACCATCGATAGGCGCATGTCGTCGATCAAGCACTTCCACCGCTGGGCCTCGTTTAGCGAGTCGCCCACCGACACCACCGAGGTCGAGACGGTGCTGCGCGGGGTGCGGCGCACCATTGGCACGGCCCAGCACGGCAAGGCCCCGGCCACCACGCCCACCATCCGCCAGCTGGTGGATGCCTGCCCCGACAGCCTGATGGGCCTGCGCGACCGCGCGCTGCTGCTGGTGGGCTTCGCAGGCGCGTTTCGCCGCTCCACGCTGGTGGCCCTGAATGTGGAGGATCTGTCCTTTCAGCACGAGGGGCTTGTCATAACGCTGCGCAAAGACAAGACCGACCAAGAGCAGGCCGGGCGCGAGATCGGCGTGCCCTACGGCTCGACCCCCAGCACATGTCCGGTGCGCACGCTCAAGCGCTGGCTGGAGCAGTCCCGCATCACCGAAGGCGCGGTGTTCCGCTCGTTCACACCCAAGCAGGCTTTGCAGCCTCACCGGCTTTCGCCCGAGGATGTGGCGCGGGTGGTGAAGCGCCACTGCAAGACCGCCGGGATCGACCCCAAGGAGTATGCCGGGCACAGCCTGCGGGCGGGCTTTGTCACGGCGGCGGCGCTGGCCGGGGTGCAGGAGCGGATCATCGCCGAGCAGACTGGCCACGAGTCGATGCGGGTGCTGCGCAAGTACATCCGCAAGGGCACGCTGTTTCAGGAAAACGCGGCGGCCAAGGTGGGGCTGTAG
- a CDS encoding cysteine hydrolase, which translates to MDNERVSERPALLVMDMQRNIVSRLGDEALLARVSAAAAAARNIAIPVIYVAVRFREGYPEVSERNKMFGGIRQRGGGEDASATEIHPAVAPQPGDLVVEKRRVSAFAGSDLDVLLRAKGVDTLILCGIATSGVVLSTLRYAADLDYRLCVLADGCADGDPEVHRVLLEKVFPRQADVLSIDEWCASLV; encoded by the coding sequence ATGGATAATGAGCGTGTAAGCGAGCGACCAGCCCTGCTGGTGATGGATATGCAGCGCAATATCGTGTCGCGCCTGGGCGACGAAGCGCTGCTGGCCAGGGTGTCCGCAGCGGCAGCAGCGGCCCGCAACATAGCCATCCCGGTGATCTATGTGGCGGTGCGCTTCCGCGAGGGCTACCCCGAGGTGAGCGAGCGCAACAAGATGTTCGGCGGTATCCGGCAGCGCGGCGGCGGCGAGGATGCCAGCGCGACGGAGATCCACCCGGCGGTCGCGCCCCAGCCGGGCGATCTAGTGGTGGAGAAGCGGCGGGTCAGCGCCTTCGCTGGCAGCGATTTGGATGTGCTGCTGCGCGCCAAGGGCGTCGATACGCTCATCCTCTGCGGCATTGCCACCAGCGGCGTGGTGCTTTCCACCCTGCGCTATGCCGCAGATCTCGACTACCGCCTGTGCGTGCTGGCCGATGGCTGCGCCGATGGCGACCCCGAGGTGCACCGCGTGCTGCTGGAGAAAGTTTTTCCGCGCCAGGCCGATGTGCTCAGCATCGACGAGTGGTGCGCGTCGCTGGTGTAG